The Tenacibaculum jejuense genome includes a window with the following:
- a CDS encoding MlaD family protein codes for MSKELKTGIITLLIIALGIWGYNFLKRQDVFKGSARHFFVEYDNINGLSEASIVTINGLQVGKVDQITFNTNPEKKGSLLVKFSLQNNFEFSNKSIAKIYPAGLMGGQNLAIIPDYTGEMAVSGDYLVGEIKSDLFSAVGEKFNPIQSKLENVLVHVDSLVVGFNQTLNKEARNSLNRSILGFEGTVYNLNKTMRSINKLLEDNKVKVGVTLDNTKKITENVSKITEDLAKAELGKTIKKLENTIDNANGLLLGMKEGKGTLGKLVSDDKLYTNLANATKEMEELLREMKLNPKRFVHFSLFGKKPKPYNEENNKKNVSNDK; via the coding sequence ATGTCAAAAGAACTTAAAACAGGGATAATAACCTTATTAATTATAGCTTTAGGAATCTGGGGATATAATTTTTTAAAAAGACAAGATGTATTTAAAGGTAGCGCTCGTCACTTTTTCGTTGAATATGATAATATAAACGGACTTAGTGAAGCAAGCATAGTTACTATTAATGGTTTACAAGTTGGAAAAGTAGATCAAATAACTTTTAATACTAATCCAGAAAAAAAGGGAAGCTTACTTGTAAAGTTTTCACTTCAAAATAACTTTGAATTCTCTAATAAAAGTATTGCTAAAATTTATCCTGCCGGATTAATGGGCGGACAGAATTTAGCAATCATACCAGATTACACAGGAGAAATGGCTGTTTCAGGAGATTATCTTGTAGGAGAAATTAAATCTGATTTATTCTCAGCAGTTGGAGAAAAGTTTAATCCAATTCAATCTAAATTAGAAAATGTGCTTGTGCATGTTGATTCTTTAGTTGTTGGTTTTAATCAAACTCTTAATAAAGAAGCAAGAAATAGTTTAAATAGAAGTATTTTAGGTTTTGAAGGAACAGTATACAACCTTAACAAAACAATGCGATCTATTAATAAACTTCTTGAGGACAATAAAGTTAAGGTTGGTGTTACTCTAGATAACACAAAGAAAATTACAGAAAACGTTTCTAAGATAACCGAAGATTTAGCTAAAGCAGAACTAGGAAAAACAATTAAGAAGTTAGAAAATACTATCGATAATGCAAACGGATTATTGTTAGGAATGAAGGAAGGAAAAGGTACTTTAGGTAAGTTAGTTTCTGATGATAAACTATACACTAACTTAGCTAATGCAACAAAAGAAATGGAAGAGTTGCTAAGGGAAATGAAATTAAACCCTAAACGTTTTGTTCATTTTTCATTATTTGGGAAAAAACCAAAACCATATAATGAAGAAAATAACAAAAAGAATGTGAGTAACGATAAATGA
- a CDS encoding carboxymuconolactone decarboxylase family protein codes for MSWINIIPFEKAEGKLKKLYERVTGPNNNVDNIMMVHSLRSNTMEGHMAIYKKVLHHSDNTLPKWYLETIGVYVSILNHCEYCIDHHFEGLKRLLNDNNKASKIKEELKVNSFNELSIAYAEGLKYAEKLTVNPSELKEEDINKLKENGISDAEILEINQVVSYFNYANRTVLGLGVTTKGDILGLSPNSSQEDNWKHQ; via the coding sequence ATGAGTTGGATAAATATTATTCCTTTTGAAAAAGCAGAAGGAAAACTAAAAAAACTTTACGAACGCGTAACAGGTCCAAATAATAATGTAGATAATATTATGATGGTTCATAGTCTTAGATCAAATACTATGGAAGGTCATATGGCTATTTACAAGAAAGTATTACATCACAGCGATAATACTTTACCTAAGTGGTATTTAGAAACTATTGGGGTTTACGTAAGCATACTAAACCATTGTGAATATTGTATTGATCACCATTTTGAAGGACTAAAGCGATTATTAAATGATAACAACAAGGCAAGTAAGATAAAAGAAGAACTAAAAGTAAATTCTTTTAACGAGTTATCAATTGCTTATGCTGAAGGATTAAAATATGCTGAAAAGTTAACTGTAAATCCTTCAGAACTCAAAGAAGAAGACATAAATAAACTTAAGGAAAATGGAATTTCTGATGCAGAAATTCTAGAAATAAATCAAGTAGTAAGTTATTTTAATTACGCGAACAGAACTGTTTTAGGATTAGGAGTAACTACAAAAGGAGACATTTTAGGATTATCACCTAACAGTTCTCAAGAAGATAATTGGAAACATCAATAA
- a CDS encoding (Fe-S)-binding protein — protein sequence MEKYVPNIFFAFILIAGIGYFVTNVRKLIRNIKLGKDIDRTDRKPERWKNMAKIALGQYKMVTRPLSGVLHIVVYVGFILINIEVLEIVIDGLFGTHRVFQPALGNGIYGFLIGTFEILSVLVLVAVIIFWFRRNIERIKRFWSAEMKGWPKRDGNIILYFEVVLMSLFLIMNATDVPFQEAGAGNIISQFIAPWFNDFSLESLHTIEKTAWWLHIVGILIFLNYLYYSKHLHILLAFPNTFFANLKPKGEFTNLESVTNEVKMMMDPSADPYAMPEDGADEEVPEKFGASDVTDLNWVQLMNAYTCTECGRCTSSCPANLTGKKLSPRKIMMDTRDRLEEVGKNIDANDGVFKSDGKQLLDDYITREELWACTSCNACVQECPVNIDPLSIIMDMRRYLVMEESAAPQELNMMMTNIENNGAPWQYSQMDRLNWKDE from the coding sequence ATGGAGAAATACGTACCAAACATTTTTTTTGCATTTATTTTAATCGCAGGTATAGGGTATTTTGTGACGAATGTTCGAAAGTTAATTCGTAACATTAAATTAGGAAAGGATATAGATCGAACGGATAGGAAACCTGAACGTTGGAAAAATATGGCAAAAATTGCCTTAGGACAATACAAAATGGTTACTAGACCATTATCAGGAGTTCTACATATAGTGGTCTATGTAGGTTTTATTCTTATTAATATAGAGGTGCTCGAAATCGTTATCGATGGATTATTTGGAACTCATCGTGTATTTCAACCAGCATTAGGAAATGGAATTTATGGGTTCTTAATAGGAACTTTTGAAATTCTATCTGTACTTGTATTAGTAGCAGTAATTATCTTTTGGTTCAGAAGAAATATTGAAAGAATCAAACGTTTCTGGAGTGCAGAAATGAAAGGATGGCCAAAAAGAGACGGTAATATTATTCTGTATTTTGAGGTTGTATTAATGTCATTATTTTTAATAATGAATGCTACAGATGTACCTTTTCAAGAGGCAGGAGCTGGTAATATTATTTCTCAGTTTATAGCACCATGGTTCAATGATTTTTCTCTTGAAAGTTTACATACAATAGAAAAAACAGCTTGGTGGTTACACATTGTAGGAATTTTAATTTTCCTTAACTATTTATACTACTCTAAGCATTTACATATCTTATTGGCTTTCCCAAACACATTCTTTGCTAACTTAAAACCAAAAGGAGAATTTACAAACTTAGAGTCTGTAACTAACGAAGTAAAAATGATGATGGATCCAAGTGCAGATCCTTATGCAATGCCAGAAGATGGAGCAGATGAGGAAGTACCAGAAAAATTTGGAGCGTCTGATGTTACAGATTTAAACTGGGTTCAGTTAATGAACGCATATACATGTACTGAATGCGGACGTTGTACTTCATCTTGTCCAGCGAATTTAACAGGGAAAAAATTATCGCCTCGTAAAATCATGATGGATACTCGTGATCGATTAGAAGAGGTTGGGAAAAATATCGATGCTAACGATGGTGTGTTTAAGTCTGATGGAAAGCAATTATTAGATGATTATATTACTAGAGAAGAACTTTGGGCTTGTACAAGCTGTAATGCATGTGTACAAGAATGTCCAGTAAACATAGATCCTTTATCTATTATCATGGATATGAGAAGATACTTAGTAATGGAAGAATCTGCAGCACCGCAAGAGTTAAACATGATGATGACAAACATCGAAAATAATGGTGCGCCTTGGCAGTACAGTCAAATGGATAGGTTAAACTGGAAAGATGAGTAA
- a CDS encoding (Fe-S)-binding protein produces MNVPTMADMMAQGKQPEVLFWVGAAGSYDDRAKKITKSFVKILHQANVDFAVLGTEESSTGDAAKRAGNEFLFQMQAMTNIEILNAYEVKTIVTCDPHSFNTLKNEYPSLGGKYEVYHHTQYISKLIADGRLSIEGENLKNKRLTYHDPCYLGRANDVYETPRDLIRQLGVKSTEMKRHKSTALCCGAGGAQMFKEPEKGDMDINLLRTKDALETNPEIIATGCPYCNTMMTDGVKFNLKEDQIVVKDIAELIAEANNL; encoded by the coding sequence ATGAACGTACCAACAATGGCAGATATGATGGCTCAAGGAAAGCAACCAGAAGTGTTGTTTTGGGTCGGAGCAGCTGGAAGTTATGATGATAGAGCTAAAAAAATCACAAAGTCTTTTGTGAAGATTTTACACCAAGCTAATGTTGATTTTGCAGTATTAGGTACTGAAGAAAGTTCTACTGGTGATGCTGCAAAAAGAGCAGGAAATGAGTTTTTATTCCAGATGCAAGCAATGACAAATATTGAAATTTTAAATGCTTACGAAGTAAAAACTATTGTTACATGTGATCCTCACTCTTTTAACACACTTAAAAATGAATATCCTAGTTTAGGAGGGAAATATGAAGTATACCACCATACACAATATATTAGTAAGTTAATTGCAGATGGTAGGTTATCTATTGAGGGAGAAAACTTAAAAAATAAAAGATTAACATATCATGATCCTTGTTATTTAGGTCGTGCTAATGATGTATATGAAACTCCACGAGATTTAATTCGTCAGTTAGGTGTTAAATCTACAGAAATGAAGCGTCATAAATCTACAGCTTTATGTTGTGGTGCTGGTGGAGCACAAATGTTTAAAGAACCTGAAAAAGGTGATATGGATATTAATCTTTTACGTACAAAAGATGCTTTAGAAACAAATCCAGAGATTATAGCTACAGGTTGTCCGTATTGTAATACAATGATGACAGATGGAGTTAAGTTTAATCTGAAAGAGGATCAAATTGTTGTTAAA